The sequence TCAGCGCCGTGGACAGCTTCAGCGCGGACAGGGGGTTGCGCAGGTCGTGCGCCACGCCGGCCAGGAACGCCAGCTGCTGCTCCTGCTGGTGGGTGAGGCTGTCCGCCATCTCGTTGAAGGTGTGGGCCATGTCGCGGATCTCCAGCGGGCCCTGCTCGGGCGCGCGCAGGTGCCGCCCGCCCCGGCCAAAGCCAGCCATCGCGTGCCGCAGCGCCGTCACCGGCCGCAGCGCGAAGCGCCGCAGCCAGAAGATGACCAGCCCCAGCGTCGTCAGCAGCAGCAGGCCCAGCACCAGCCCCAGCAGGTTGGCCACCTCGCTCCAGTACGTCGCGCTCTGGCGGGCCTCCTGCGCCTGGTCCACGTTGAGCTGGATGAGCCGCTCCAGTGAGCGCAGCGCCGCGTCCAGCGACGCCATCGCCGCCGCGTCGTGCTGGGCCTGGGAGAATCCCGCGCCCAGCGGTGCCTGCTGGGCATGCAGGTAGGCGTAGACCTGCGTCTGCACGTCCGCCACCATGTAGCGCTCCTCCTGGGTGGAGGCGGTGGCGTGCATCTCCACCATCTGGCGGCGCAGGTCGGATTCAATCTGCGGCGGCGAGCGCCCGCGCGACGGGTCCGCGAGGATGGGCGACCCCGGCAGCGCCACCATCCGCGAGTGGACGAGCAGATCCACCTCCAGCTCCTCGGCCTGCCGGACGCCCTCCACGGATTCACTCAGCGTGGAAGCCATCCGCTCCAGGGCGGTGGTCAGCACCACCAGCAGGGTGGCGGCCACCACGGTGAGCAACACCAACCCACCCACCACGGTGGAGAAGAAGGCGCGCAGGCTCATCGCGCCTCCTGTGCGGGCCTCCAGCCAACGTGCCTGGTCATGTTCGGGCATCCTCCCTCCGGACCCTCGCCAACCCCTCTGGTCGCCGCTCTCTTCCTGAGGAAAGCAACAAGCGTCCGATATCGTGGATTCGCACCCGGGTTGCGGGCATGCCCATGCCTGACGTGGCCCTCAAAAGGAGCCGGCCCACCGAGGCCCGGCCATGCTAGTCAGCACGGACACGTGGCTCGACGCGCCCCTCCCCCGTCTTTGGGCGCCCCCCTTGCTTTGATGAGGTCACCCGATGGATCTGCTCGCACCACCGGCCCGCACGCTGAACTTCGACGCCTTCTGGCGCTGGCTCCAGGAGCACACCAACTGCATCCTGCGCTGTGGCTCCCCCGACATGACGTTGTTCGACCATGACGACTTCCACTGGATGCTGATGGAGGAGGAGCGCCAGCACGTCCTCCAGCTCATCAAGGGCAAGTCGCTGGTGGGCGAGATGGTGATGGTGGGCCGTGAAATCTCCGAGGTGACCATCTCCCCGGATCCGGACGCGGATCCGCAGGCGGGGCACTTCCTGGCGGAGCTGATGGGCGGCCCCAAGGAGGACCCGCAGGTGCTGTACCACTTCATCATGGCCCACGGCATCGAGCCGGTCGCCGGCCACCAGGG comes from Corallococcus macrosporus and encodes:
- a CDS encoding serine/threonine protein kinase produces the protein MDLLAPPARTLNFDAFWRWLQEHTNCILRCGSPDMTLFDHDDFHWMLMEEERQHVLQLIKGKSLVGEMVMVGREISEVTISPDPDADPQAGHFLAELMGGPKEDPQVLYHFIMAHGIEPVAGHQGFKH
- a CDS encoding HAMP domain-containing sensor histidine kinase yields the protein MSLRAFFSTVVGGLVLLTVVAATLLVVLTTALERMASTLSESVEGVRQAEELEVDLLVHSRMVALPGSPILADPSRGRSPPQIESDLRRQMVEMHATASTQEERYMVADVQTQVYAYLHAQQAPLGAGFSQAQHDAAAMASLDAALRSLERLIQLNVDQAQEARQSATYWSEVANLLGLVLGLLLLTTLGLVIFWLRRFALRPVTALRHAMAGFGRGGRHLRAPEQGPLEIRDMAHTFNEMADSLTHQQEQQLAFLAGVAHDLRNPLSALKLSTALTGRGEVTPERMQRTLALVRRQVARLDQMVGDLLDATRIEAGKLELQPQVRDTRELARSVVELYQSGDSGHMLELVVPDTPVLVRADPARLEQVLNNLVSNALKYSPSGSRVEVSVRGDAEQVVVAVADQGIGMSPEDLKNLFVPFQRAGNAKQRAPGVGLGLSVSRRIIEAHGGRIEVESQPGQGSVFRVHLARVSSSAGPPEPPAPSDDEEPAGVMH